The Musa acuminata AAA Group cultivar baxijiao chromosome BXJ2-2, Cavendish_Baxijiao_AAA, whole genome shotgun sequence genome has a segment encoding these proteins:
- the LOC135605556 gene encoding heavy metal-associated isoprenylated plant protein 20-like has product MGALDHLSDMCSVTETKRTLQIRKRRPLQTVDLKVKMDCDGCERRVKHAVSSIRGVTNVNVNRKQSRVTVTGHIEAKQVLERIKSTGKRAELWPYVPYNLVAYPYVAGAYDKKAPSGFVRNAAQAVPNPNAPEEQYMSLFSDDNPNACSIM; this is encoded by the exons atgGGTGCACTCGATCACCTCTCGGATATGTGCAGTGTTACAGAGACAAAGAGAACACTGCAAATAAGGAAAAGGAGACCGCTACAG ACTGTTGATCTGAAGGTGAAAATGGACTGCGATGGCTGTGAAAGGAGAGTGAAGCATGCTGTTAGCTCAATAAGAG GTGTGACGAACGTGAACGTGAACCGAAAGCAAAGCAGGGTGACGGTCACCGGCCACATCGAGGCAAAGCAAGTCTTGGAGAGGATCAAGAGCACGGGAAAGAGAGCAGAGCTTTGGCCCTACGTCCCCTACAACCTGGTCGCGTATCCCTACGTCGCCGGAGCCTACGACAAGAAGGCCCCTTCTGGTTTTGTCCGAAACGCGGCTCAGGCGGTCCCCAACCCCAACGCACCGGAAGAGCAGTACATGTCGCTCTTCAGCGACGATAACCCAAATGCATGTAGCATCATGTGA
- the LOC103976386 gene encoding zinc finger protein 8-like — protein MGERETRDFMNLDSFSHLPFIRPARERASTTASGVRLFGVEVPHVPDNGEKSSKDLTTNPDSATVCSPGSGSESRRRFVCHYCCRHFPTSQALGGHQNAHKRERQHAKSAQLYPDMAAALHHQPSTVEGHNVHGLSHYDRHHPCFGLDFPTIPHYPSWRASTSVGARFLGSATQPINTSPFPWRVPAAVHGGTNMGLVHADRVMPLPLTRGDESRVGGAGGGFGWSGNAAISASSSSSSSSSSSITTTTSSSSRFYYEMQSVTETVNLDLHL, from the coding sequence ATGGGTGAGCGCGAGACTCGCGACTTTATGAACCTTGACTCCTTCTCACATCTCCCGTTCATAAGGCCGGCCCGTGAGAGGGCCTCCACCACCGCTTCCGGAGTCCGCCTCTTTGGCGTCGAAGTCCCGCACGTGCCTGACAACGGTGAGAAGTCCTCCAAGGACCTCACCACCAACCCCGACAGCGCCACCGTCTGTAGCCCCGGCAGTGGGAGCGAGAGCCGGCGCCGGTTCGTGTGCCACTACTGCTGCCGCCACTTCCCCACATCACAAGCCCTCGGCGGACACCAAAACGCCCACAAGCGCGAGCGGCAGCACGCGAAGAGTGCTCAGCTCTATCCGGACATGGCAGCGGCGCTCCACCACCAACCATCCACTGTCGAGGGCCACAACGTGCATGGACTCAGTCACTACGATCGCCACCACCCCTGTTTTGGACTCGATTTCCCTACCATTCCTCACTACCCTTCATGGCGCGCTAGTACCAGCGTCGGAGCTCGTTTCCTTGGTTCGGCGACGCAGCCGATCAACACCAGCCCGTTTCCATGGAGAGTTCCTGCGGCGGTGCATGGTGGCACAAACATGGGTTTGGTTCATGCGGATCGAGTTATGCCATTGCCTCTCACAAGAGGAGATGAGTCGAGAGTCGGTGGAGCCGGAGGAGGTTTTGGTTGGAGCGGTAATGCTGCTatctctgcttcttcttcttcttcttcttcttcttcttcttctattactACTACTACGTCTTCGAGCAGTCGATTTTACTATGAAATGCAAAGTGTAACGGAGACTGTGAATTTGGATTTGCACCTGTGA
- the LOC135582340 gene encoding uncharacterized protein C24B11.05-like, whose product METAVSEAKYECLLFDMDDTLYPLSGGINLACRKNIEDYMLHHLQIEESQIPKMCLELYKEYGTTMAGLKALGFVFDNDEFHAYVHGRLPYETLKPDPLLRNMLLSMPQRKIIFTNADQAHAAKVLSRLGLEDCFEGVICFETLNPPPKTTELDDKLTATPAYNLPDDVNNHGFYSETDSITNTESNTTPHERILCKPSVEAMQTAIRIANIDPRRTVFFDDSARNIAAGKAAGLHTVLVGSSVVVPGADNALESIHNIREALPEIWHDEGDELKPVLETTSVEAIVLA is encoded by the exons ATGGAAACTGCTGTGAGTGAAGCCAAGTATGAGTGTCTGCTCTTCG ATATGGATGATACTTTATATCCCTTGAGTGGTGGCATCAATTTGGCTTGCCGCAAGAACATCGAAG ATTACATGCTGCACCATCTTCAAATAGAAGAAAGCCAAATCCCAAAAATGTGCTTGGAATTGTACAAAGAATACGGAACAACAATGGCTGGTCTTAAG GCATTAGGTTTCGTCTTCGACAACGATGAATTCCATGCTTATGTTCATGGAAGATTGCCATATGAGACACTGAAACCGGATCCTTTGTTGAGGAATATGCTCCTTTCAATGCCACAACGAAAGATA ATCTTCACAAATGCAGACCAAGCCCATGCTGCGAAGGTTCTCAGCAGGCTTGGCTTAGAAGACTGCTTTGAAGGTGTCATATGCTTTGAGACGCTCAATCCACCACCAAAAACGACTGAACTTGATGATAAGCTCACAGCTACTCCAGCTTATAATCTACCAGATGATGTAAATAATCATGGATTCTATAGTGAAACCGACTCAATCACCAATACTGAAAGCAACACAACTCCCCATGAACGAATACTCTGCAAACCATCTGTGGAAGCCATGCAAACTGCAATTCGGATCGCAAACATCGATCCCAGGAGAACA GTCTTCTTCGATGACAGTGCAAGAAACATTGCAGCAGGAAAGGCAGCAGGCCTTCATACTGTTCTC GTTGGGAGCTCAGTGGTCGTGCCAGGGGCTGATAATGCACTAGAGAGCATTCACAACATAAGAGAAGCATTGCCTGAGATCTGGCATGATGAAGGAGACGAGTTGAAACCAGTGCTTGAGACCACCTCTGTGGAAGCCATAGTCCTGGCTTAA